A stretch of DNA from Bactrocera neohumeralis isolate Rockhampton chromosome 6, APGP_CSIRO_Bneo_wtdbg2-racon-allhic-juicebox.fasta_v2, whole genome shotgun sequence:
ATCTTGCTTGTCGGCCATTTGGAAGTTCGGCTCAGACTCACTGTTGGAACTTATTATATCGGACGTAGATATTTGCGGCAAAGTGGTTGTTGGATTGTTGGCGGATTCTGACTCTGCGGCAATCACTGCATTCTCCTCCATAATTGGCGCTGCTTGGCCACTGCACACAAACCACAAAAGAATTAAGGTCAACAACCGCATCTGTGAAAGGTGTAGAAAATGTTGATGAGCTCAAGGTTCGCACTCGCGTCAATGAAGTTGAACTTAAACTACTTATTAAGGCACAATTAAGTTTTTTGCTTCgaaaacatatattatatatttttacaacacATAATCACTCACGTCCATGTTAAGGCATGACATTGCTGATATGAGATTTCTGGAAATTTATTGCTATGCAGTTTATTGTAGACTCAGCTCTTGCACTTCTGTAAATTCTCATGTAGTTTTCAATATACTGATGCTGTCCGTAAATGTACTGGCTTTCATTAGACCTTGGCTTCTTAAATTAAACTACGATGGCTTTTTTCTTGTGCATGGCATTTTATAAACTTCAACTTGCCACAGTTAGACCACAGTAAGCGTACAAGAACTCTTGTATGTTATTCCTACGAGTGAGTATGTATGTCATTTTTATGTTCCCTGATGGAAAAACTCGACTTAACGCAATTCTACGTATATCCGTATTCCTTActttgattcaaaaaaaaaaaacttaatacaatttttataccctgaacagggtatattaagtttgtcacgaagtttgtaacacccagaaagaagcgtttgagaccctataaagtatatatgtacataaatgtccagtatattgagctgagtcgatttagccgtctgtctgtctgtgcgtCTGTCcgactgtatatatacgaactagtccctcagtttttaagatatcgttttgaaattttgcaaacgtaattttttcttcaagaagctgctcatttgtcggaactgccgatatcggaccactataatatatagctgccctacaaacagaacgatcggaataaagggcttgtatggacaactttcgcatttgacgtggtatcttaacgaaagttggcacaggttattttctaaggcaacaatgtaaccaccgaaaaaattgttcagatcggattactgtagcatatagcttccatacaaactgaacacatagttactaaaagaaatgcacctatgtatgaagggtatattagcttcggtgcagccgaagttaacgttttttcgtgttttattgtttgttttttgcaattttagtaAGATAAGTAATACTGAATCCGAGGTGAGCGCTGGTCTGTTCAATTCTTAGGTATAGGAAGGCAACTGACTAACTTACTAACTGAAGGTCATAGACTCACTTAgttttattactatattttacttattttatttatttattttactatatattttacttttatttacttggtcggacgaaaacattaaaaaagttcacaaaataactttggatgaccgtaaaatgaagttgttcgagatagcaggcactctaaagatatcaactgaacatgTACTACAtagtacatcatatcattcacgaatatttgggtatgagaaaatTCTATGTGGAGTGGATGTCGCGCGGGctcatttttgaccaaaaacaaagaCGAGTTGATGCTTCGGAGctgtgtttggagatgttcatgCTTAGTAAACCCGAggttttgcatcgatatgtgatAATGGATTAAACATCACTCTCTCCTTTCATTCCAAAGTTCAATCGACAGTCAACCGCATGGACTACACACGATGAATCCATTCCAAGGCGTGGAAAAACTCAACAGTTGGCtgacaaggttatggcgtctatATTTTGGgttgcgcatggaataatttttataagcGTCATTAGATCTTTTGGAAGACGAAATAGCCGAAAAGTGGccgcatttaaagaaaaaaaaagtgctGTCTAACCAAGATGGCAAAACCCTTAAATTGTaattcgaattgcttccgcatccaccgtattctccagatctggtcCCCTGCGaatatttcctgttctcagatctcaaaagaatgctcgttgACAAAAAATGTTCATAGAATAAAGAACTGATCGCCTAAACtaaagcctattttgaaggaaAGGACATATCGTCCACtacaaacattttttcgaaaagtggaagtatatcacccttgaaggaaactgtgttgaataaaaaaaggaaatttgccaaaaaaatttgtttcgctTTGATAgtcggggacttttcaattgacctgttatcatacacattttattattaatgtattAAGACGGTAAGATGAAGACGGGCTGATTGGTtcaaaacttcaaatatttttataataaaatgccGAATACACTTACtacaattttccaaattaaaaaaaggactTTTAAATCCAGCGAAACTGAtgcattagaatctgctatctttatcgattgtccagtgataatttcatgacatttcattgattggaagtgaagttattgcgttttaaatgtcagtatgtttgtgttatcggtgcgaaaatgagcttcgaacaaagagccaacattaaattttgttctaaaattggtaaaacttttaccgaaacgtttcaattgaagaaacaagtttatggtggCCGTAGTAGGGTGGACTGGTggcttcaacgttttcaaagtggtcttgaggacataaatgacgatcaacatgtgggccaatcaaaatccatgatcaacggaaattccatcgaaactgtgcgtgatttcatcaaaaatcaatcgaaataatcattgaaattcatggaaatggaattaaaatctccaaaacattgacttatcgcattttgaccgaacatttgggcttacgaaaggtgtgtgcacgggttgttccacacaaattgactgacgaccgaaaattgctcagaatccaacattcgatcgacgcttgtgaccgattatttgaccaaaaatcacattttaaccattaaccactccccgtattcacctgatatagcaccgtgcgacttattccttttcagaaaaattcatttgctcatgaaaggaaagcgttatgcagacgaaGAGGCCATTCAAATGACTTGCACCGgaatactggcggccataccggccaacgagctaaaacactcgttcgacatgcttttgaacctTGCAataagctgtattgaagcagaaggacactattttaaataaaataaattgattttaccgaaaaaaccatttaatctgttttttttttaagtcctgtttactttggaacgcaccttgtatatagtaaagttagccggatgttcgaaaaacgCGATAATAGTTATATGGATACTAGGGTAAGTTTTCgcacgattttattcattttatccACAAAGATACTCGTTTTCACtaagataactcatatattggtCAATATAGTATATGCGGTATTAAGTAAAtcggaagttcaaaaatatttgtgttaaatataTGGCGGCAAAGAGAAGCCTtcatccgattcaacccatttttgacatttaGGCATACTATTACCAGGAAACGATTTTcttcgaatttcaataatagATTTGAATCAAATAGTCAATATAAGAACTGGGGTACACATATTCGGTGTGTGGGAGCTTCAAATTTtgcatgaaatataaaattattgtatatagAAAGCTGGATTGGGTTTTGTCTAGTTTCGTCGGTTTGAGTAAGTTCCGAGGTATGGATTCTTACCTAAATGTAATCGGTGCAACGCCCATCGTTTTTGCAGTAGAAAGTGCCTGAAAAATTAGTCGTGAGTGAGTTGATTAACCTGGACCTTTTGGACCTTAAGTGGTTTAGTACACAATACCTATTAGAGGACGGGGCACAACCTTTTTCCAAAGATGTCCTTTGCGCTAAATTAGAGGTTTATATCTAAATTTAGTACttagaaatttcattttatggATTTTTGTTTAATGGCGTATTGTAGGCGTGGTTCGATTCGTGGTGAAACAAACCACCGTTAggtggttgcaagagtataatttAGTCTATACATATATGGGAATTATGTATATAACCTTTCATAGattgtttggttttttgtttagtttcaaAGTTTTATGGTTTACCAAATTTCTTGCCGGGTGCGCttccacacatacacaaattcaTATGCAAGCTGTAGTCGGTTCTTTTACTATTCTGTTCACCATGCTTGAGTACGTGATTGTCACCGATGAATTTATTGCTTCCCCATCGTCGTTTTTATGGACTCACGTATTCTTGGCTTTCTTTTTCTAATGCTTTTCATGCAGTGCTTCcacagtttaatatttttacaatacataaacacatacagtATACTAACATATGTGTATTTACATACGATATATGCAAATGAATTTTCTTGGTAGTCACTTAATAATTGGCTCGAAACCCGTTTCAAGACTTGTCGCTCTCCAGCCTTTCTTTCCTTCGATTGCTTTCTTTTTGTATTCCACTTTCAATAGAGTTTAACGAAATCAGTGTGGTTGTTGTACGGTTGGTTACTGCTTTCTGGTTTGTCTTCATTTCTGTGAACCATTGAGGACAACTGCTTCATCATTCGGTTATCAGTTACATATCTTTAAGCGAGTTGCAGCACCACAAAACTTGTCGTAACTTCATAGTCAACTGGTTTTCAAGTTCAAGTTTATATTGTTGACATAATCAACCGGCATCAAAACATGCTGACATGCTTTAAGAAAAATGCCACAGGATATATGTtcgtatatgcatatgtgtggtCGTGAGGGTCCACTGTATAATTGTATAATTACCCAGCAGTAAAATATCATACTAGTTCGGCAAAATACAAGATTACAACTGCAAGTTTGTGACCGAAATCTAACTAGTACAAAATGGTGCAATAACTTGTTCGCAGAAGATTTGACT
This window harbors:
- the LOC126762879 gene encoding uncharacterized protein LOC126762879, whose protein sequence is MSCLNMDMRLLTLILLWFVCSGQAAPIMEENAVIAAESESANNPTTTLPQISTSDIISSNSESEPNFQMADKQDINVAAGNAVDEEAAAAERMATAIVAPLTHIAHITYDSEPATHKPNEDKPLFHRESHDELIAL